The genomic segment TCTTGAACATCGCCAATCACGAATCGTTGATTGCGACGAAATACGCGCGAATCCGTCAGTCAGCGCCAGGCGCGAAATTCCTCGAAGCCGGTTCACGCCGCGCTCAAGGAATCGATGCTGCTTACTTCGGAACACGTGCCTCTTATTTAGCCGGGTTCGACGTGACAAGTCTCGCGTCTGCCGGCCGCGACTTTGGTATCCCGTGCGGCGGAACGATGGAGCATGCAGATATCCAGTTCCATGATGATGAGTTGACGGCTTTCCGGACGTTCGCGTCGCATTATCCGGATCAAGCGACACTGCTCGTCGATACGTACGATACGCTTAAAAGTGGACTCCCGAATGCGATCACGGTCGCAAAAGAACTCGCAGCAGACGGACATAAGTTACGCGGGATTCGAATCGATTCCGGCGACTTATCCTACCTATCAAAACGCGCCCGGAAGATGCTTGATGAAGCTGGCTTACTCGACGTCGAAATCGTCCTGTCTGGTGATTTAGACGAATATGTCATTCAAGACCTTCGAATCCAAGGGGCACAGGCAAACACCTTCCTCGTCGGAACACGCGGCATCACGGCGTATGAACAACCGGCGCTCGGCATGGTTTATAAACTCGTCGCCCGCGAAATTGACGGCGAACTTGCACCCGTCATCAAAGTTTCATCTTCAAAAGCAAAGACGACGACACCGCATATCAAGGAAGCGTACCGCATCGTCGACCCGGAAACGAACAAGTTCAAAGGGGACTACATCACGTTACTCGATGAAGATCCGAGTCAACTCGATTTCGTCGACTTGATTGACGTCCGCGATCCGTCGTTCCGCAACCGGATTGAAAACTTCAAGGTCGAGCGGTTACTGGCTCCAATCTTCAAGGATGGTGAACTCGTGTATACCGTTCCGACGATTGAAGAAAGTCGTCAGTTCCATGAACAGCAAATCGGACGTCTGTGGGAAGAGTACAAACGTCTACGTCTACCTGAAATCTATGCCGTCACGTTCAGCGACCGTCTCTGGAAACTGAAACTCGACATGATTCGGAAGACACGCCTCGCAAGTGGCGTAAAATAACAAAATCAAGTAGCCTCAAGAATCAAGCTTCTTGATGGACGTGCGTTAAAAACGCACTTTTCCCCGTAGGAGTCAAAGAAACGTGACGCTTTTTAGGGCATACCATGACGGAAATCCAGTCATGCAGACACTTTAGAGCGCAAGCCGTCTCGAATCGCTTTTAAAGCGAAAAGTAATCGGTCGCGACCCTGCAGCTCTGCTGTAGCGGCGTGACCGATTGCCGATTTAAAGACGAGGCGAGACAGGGAAGCACGAACGGATTGCCTCTCGATATCGCATGTTCACGTTTCATAATCATTTTTCTATACGCTAAAAACAGCCCGCTTCAACTGAAGTGGGCTGTTTCATTTGGACGTGCAGTCATTTTGGCTGTCGCTTGTTCCATTTGTTGACGAAAGTACCACGCAAAACCAAGCGCACCTCCGATGAAGACGATATAGGTAATCCGTTGACCGAACTCAGCAAGAGAATCGGCGTAAAAGATGCTAATTAAATGATCACTTCCACTGATAAGAAGCAAACAGGCGATCAGGAGCGCTATGCGGTACGCAAGCGTCGGGCGATCTTTTGGCTCAGCATGCCAATACATGATGATGTGATGGGCAAGTAAGATAATCCCCACGATCCCTAATATTCCTATAAGTGCTTGCGGCATAATAAACGGTCCTCCTGTTTCTGATTTCTAGTTCCATTTAAACATAGTTCGACTCGAAGACGTTACGAAAAGTTTCGCGCAGGCGACAGACTCACGTTATACTGAAGAAAATCACGTACGAACAACAAAAGGAGGAGTTCTTTTTGAAAACCTTTAAATTGTGTACATTACGTATTCTCATGGATGAATCAGGGCGAGACACGACAATCCCCGTTCAGATTAAAGATGGGCTGACGGTGAGTACCGACCAAACTGCCCAGTGGGTCGCTGAAATCGTCGTCACCGAAGCCGATCAACCGATTCTGAAAGAACTGTTCGAGAAAAAGCTACGCGCTTTGATTGAAATCACGATTTCACGGCCGGACAATGACCCCGCCGCCATGATCGTCACGCCTTATGAAAGTACGCAATTGAGCGAAGGCGTCTCTTATCTCTTTACCGGTAAGATGGTCATGATGAAAAATGATTTATCCGAATCGATTTTACGTGAAGTCGTCGAAGACAACTTTACTGGCGAAGAGCTGATTCAAGAATATAAAGACCGACGCTCTAAACGTGGTGCGCACATCACGAGCATCGCGAAAGAAACGTTTAAACAGTACTTACAAGAACACCCGGCAATCGTCGAAGGATGATGCTCAAATTGTGATATGGTCCGCTACATTAATCCGCTCAATCTCATAACGGTCAGAAAAGCGAATGTAATTCGCACATGCATTTTTTAATGGTGTCCGGTAACTGAACGTCTCATCAATCGAGGAGAGTGCCGCTTTAATCGTATGCGAATGGCAGACGACTAAGAGGCGTTTTCCTCGATATTTTTCTGTCATTTCTTCAACTGCACTGAAGACACGACGTTGAATCTCCGCTTCCGTTTCAAGCCCCGGCACGCGTTTTGCATCATTTGCCTGCACTGCTTCGTAAATTCCGGCGACCGGTTCACCAGAAGCCGTTCCGAATTCGCGCTCGACAAGCCGTTCATCCGTTTCCGTCAAGCTTAGACCGATCGATTGACCAATGATTTCAGCCGTTTCGACAGCTCGTGATAGCGGACTTGAAATCAAGACGTCCCACTGTTCTTCTGCCAGGTAAGCAGCACTGAGGGCCGCCTGTTTTCTACCGGTCTCGTTAAGTGGTATATCTTCACGCCCTTGAATCCGCTCGTTTAAGTTCCAGTCCGTTTGACCGTGTCGTACTAAACAAATTTCCGTCATTTTGCAGTCTCCTTCTAAAGAAATATGACTGATTGTATCATGTTTCCTAATGAAGCGTCTCTCGTTTCGGTAAGATGAGCACGTGACAACTGAAGGCTTCGATTCGTTCGAGTAAACGTTCAATCTTGAGCGGATTTTCAGTTTGGGCAAAGCTCGCCAGCGAATGCGTACCATTTGGGAAAGAGAATAATCGAACATCCGCCCCAACATCCGCTCCCTTCTCAACGAAATGGAGTGCTTGAGCAAACGGGACGATTGGATCTTTTTTTCCGTGCAACAACATGATTGGCGGCGAGTCAGAACTTAAATGTGTCGCCGGGGAGACACGCGTCATCAGCTGTCGCCATTCTTCCCGTCCGCCGCCATAAAACTTGATATGGGCAATCCAGGTTTGAATGAACTTAAACAACAGAAAATTCGTCGGCGGATATAGGGCGATGACTCCACTGATTAAAGGGAGATGCGATTCCGCCTGTTCGCCGATAAATTCAGTCGGAGCAAGTGCCGTCGTCAACATTAAGGCACCACCTGCTGAATCACCCCATAAAAGCATCCGACCGCGCGCGATGCGCAATTCATCCGCTTGTTGATTTAAAAAACATAAGGCATCTCGAACATCTTCAAGGTTATCCGGAAAATAGCTGCCATCCTCAAATAAACGATAGTCGATGCTACAAACGGCAATTCCGAGTTCTAAAAACCGGTCGATGATTGGAGCAAAACTAAACACATCATCACGGTTCCCACGAACGAATGCGCCGCCATGAGCATAAATCGCGACCGGAAACGGTCCTTCTCCCGGCGGATAATAGATATCTAACGTCAAGTCCTGCTGATTGACCGTCTTGTATAAAAGATTTCGTGGTGCTAATTGCTTTTCGGTAAGCGGCAAGACCGGCTCCGTCCATCTCAGTAAGGCTCCATAATTATTCCAAATGCTCGCACCAGCAGCAGCCGTCGTCAAAATAGCGGCTCCACCCATCAACCATGCTGTTTCACGTTTCACCTCACCACCTCCAAGGCTCATTCCGATTTCTCTTCTACTCTTCTCTTACCCGATTTATTTTGAACTAGAACTTCACAACATTCCGACTTGACGCTTTAATTTTCGTCGGATATAGTTAGAAAGTCCAAATCGGAACAATTACGTTTTAATAATCTTGGAGGTTTTATTCATATGAAAAAACTAATTACAGCATTCACCGTTGCAACCATGAGCGCAAGTCTTCTTGCTGCGTGCGGGTCATCGTCTTCATCAGATTCGAGTGACGATGGTAAACTACAGGTTTATACTTCGACGTTCGCCACGGCAGCCATCGCCAAAGAAATTGGTGGAAAGGACGTTCAGGTCGAAATGATCGTTCCACCTGGCGCCGATCCGCATTCGTATGAGCCGACTCCGAAGCAACTGACGACGATTGCGAAAGCCGATCTATTTTTACTTACCGGCACAACCCTTGAGCCGTACTCTGAAAAGATTAAGGAAAGTTTAGCCGGTAATTCCATCCGTTTTGTCGAGACAAGTAAAAATATCGACTTACTCGAGGCTTCCGCTTCGCTTCATACGCACGAAGAAGACGGACACGATGACCATGATGATCACGAGGCTGAAGAAGCGTCGCATGACCATGGACAATACGATCCGCATGTTTGGCTCGACCCGAACAACGCCAAGAAAATGGCTGACTCGATTACGACCGCGTTAGCAAAGGAAGCACCTGACCGGAAGGATGCGTTCGAAAAAAACCTCGCACTCTTTAATAAACAGGCAGATGAACTCGACCAAAACTTACAAAAGGCCGTTGACTCCGGTTCAAAAAAAGAGTTACTCGTCACTCATGCAGCGTATGGATATCTTGCAGAGCGGTATGGTTTCGAGCAACTCCCGATTGCCGGTATCTCGCCGTCTGACGAACCGTCACAAAAGCAACTCGCCGCAATCGTCAAAGAAGCTAAGTTACATGACTTACACTATATCGCCTTCGAAGAGACGGTGTCGCCAAAGGTCGCCCGTGTCATCCAAAAAGAAATCGGTGCCGAATCGATTACGATCCATAACCTCGAGTCCGTCACAAAAGAACAACAAGATCAATCCTATTTTGATTTGATGAATGAAAACGTCACGACACTCAAACAGGCACTGCAGTAAGGTGCTGTTGACAAGCATTAAAAGATACGTTACGGTAGAAAACGTATTTTAAACAACTAAATGACTTCTTTTTATCGCGAGAAACGGAGGGACTGGCCCAATGATGTTTCGGCAGCGGACGATTGATTCGTACTGTGCCAAATCCAGCAAGCTACGGCTTGAGAGATAAGAAGAGCGTCTTTTTCAGTAAAGACCTCCTTCTTTCTTGCGAAGGGGTCTTTTTTTGTATGCTGAAGAAATGGAGTGATTCGACATGAACGAAACGATTACACCGAACAAATGGGCTTTGTTGCCCTTGTTCGTTTTCCTTGTATTATTCATCGGTGCAGGAATCTTCTACAACGACTTTTACAAATTCCCAATCTTGATTGCAGCGTTGATTGCCTTGATTTTTGCTGCTGCGACAGCTAAAGGAGACATCAACCAGACGGTCGAGCGGATTGCCCGCGGTGCCGGTAACCCGGACATCATGATCATGGTCTTCATCTTTTTACTTGCCGGTACGTTTTCCGGAACAGCGAATGCGATTGGAGCGATTGATGCGACCGTCAATGCCGCACTCAGCTTCCTACCCCAGTCGCTCCTGATGAGTGGATTGTTCATCATCGCCGCTTTCATCTCGATGGCGATGGGGACTTCGACCGGGACGATCGCTGCCCTCGCCCCGATTGCCCTTGGGATTCATGACGCGACGGGTGTCAATGTCGCACTCGCCGCTGCTGCCGTCGTCGGTGGAGCAATGTTCGGTGACAACTTATCGTTCATCTCCGATACGACGATCGCAGCCGTCCGGACACAAAAAACGAACATGCGTGATAAATTCAGAACGAACTTTTTAATCGTCTTGCCTGCTGCTATCATCACTGTCATCTTACTTGCCTTCGTATCAGGCGCCGGAGATGTCGTCGAAGCAAAGGCGTTCGACTTCTATAAGTTGATTCCGTATCTTTCCGTCATCGTGCTCGCACTTTTCGGTGTCAACGTCATTCTCGTCTTACTCGGCGGGACATTGTTGACAGGGATCATCGGGATGATCGACGGAAGCTTCGGATTAAGTGGCTTTGTTCTCGCGATGTCTGACGGATTGATGGGGATGGCAGAAATCTCCATCTTGACGTTACTGATGGGCGGACTCGTTAGCCTGATCACCTATAACGGCGGAATTGCTTATCTCAAAGAAACGCTGACACGAAAAATCTCCAAGCGCCGGGGAGCGGAGTTCAGTATGGCTGCCCTCGTCAGTGCAATGAATCTCGCAACAGCGAATAACACGATTTCGATTCTTGTCGCAGGACCGCTCGCCGCTGAAATCGCGGATACGTACGACATCGATCGGAAGAAGTCAGCCAGTATCCTCGACCTCTTTTCCTGTGGTGTCCAAGGAATCATCCCGTACGGAGCACAACTTTTGATTGCCGCCGAACTGACAAAAACGGCATCTCCCGAACTGATTCCATATTTGTTCTATCCGTTTCTGTTGTTCATTTGTGGATCGCTCGCAATCTTCTTCGGATTCCCACGCCGGAAGTCCGATACAGCACAGAAAAAAAGCATCTCGTAAAATAAACAGCCCCGTCGCATTTTCTGCGACGGGGCTTACTTTTATTTACGTTTTTCTTGACGATTCAAAATGAAATAAGCAATCGCCGGAAGTGGGAATTGAACGAGCCCAGCTCCACCCCATACCCACGGGTTACGTCCTGTCTTGCGGGCACCAAGGAAAAGGAACGTGGCTTGAGCGCCTAATAACGCAGCAATGCTTGTCCAAACTCCATTTGGTACTTTTTTAATCGATTTCACCATGATTTTACACCTCTCTTCATTTATGCGTCAGTAGACTTTCTTCTCTTTCCCATTCTATATTCCCTGCTTATGAGCATCAAAACAGATGTTCTTCTGACTTCATGCTAAACTGAACAGGCAAATCCATATTCTAGTTCTATTGAAGGAGGAGTATACACATGCAATACGCAAAACTTTCAAATGGTATCACGATTCCACAAATCGGGTTCGGTGTCTGGCAAGTCGATGAAGAGACGGAAGCACCGGCTGCCGTCGCAGAAGCACTTCGCGTCGGTTACCGTCATATCGATACGGCTGCCGTCTACAAAAACGAACGTGGTGTCGCAAAAGGAATCAAAGAAAGCGGCGTGAAACGTGAAGAACTCTTCTTGACGTCTAAAGTTTGGAACGATGACATTCGTGCCGGACGGACGAAAGAGGCTTTCGCTGAGTCACTTGAGCGACTAGAAACAGATTATCTCGATCTCTACCTCATTCACTGGCCTGTCGAAGGTTATGTCGAAGCATGGAAAGCCATGGTCGAGCTTTACGAAGCGGGTAAAATCAAGGCGATTGGTGTATCGAACTTCAAAGAACATCACCTCGATACACTTGCTGAAGAGGGACTCATGACGCCGATGATTAACCAAGTCGAGCTTCACCCACAACTTCCGCAACATGAACTGCATGAGTACTTGCAGGATCATAACATTCAAATCGAAGCATGGAGCCCACTCATGCAAGGTAAATTCCTCGAAATCAATGATTTCAAAGAGATTGCTGAAAAACATGGTAAGAGCCCATCGCAAGTCGTTCTTCGTTGGCACCTCGATAACGGAATCGTTGCACTTCCGAAATCGGTCACACCAGAACGGATTGCTGAAAACTTTGATGTGTTTGATTTCCAACTCGATGCAGACGATCTTGAAAAAATTGACCGTCTCGCGTCAGAAGACCGCCTCGGACCGGACCCTGACGAAATCGATTTTTAATGCATGTACGCCTAAAAAAGACTGCTCGCGGGAACGCTTCCGGAGCAGTCTTTTTTTAGGCATAATAGATAAGAATCGTCTCTTCAGTTTCTTCCGCTTTACTAAAATAGGCCCGTAGATCCGCGAATTGTTCCCACACGTCGTCGAATTCTCCATGTTGCCCCGCTTCATCATAAATCGTCTCAAGTGACCGACGATCAAAATTTCGCATGACTTCTGCTGAGATGATGATTAACGGAAGAGGGAGAATCCCGACAATTGCCGCTTGTGTTTCGTTGACAATCAACTCTTCACCGACAATCGCTCGACCTAAGTTGTAATGCGTCTCTTGATCGATGTAGATATCGATTTGATTCATCACGTGATAGAGGGCTGCTGTTTCTTCGAGGGCAAATACCTGCTCCTGGTCGGGCTGCGTCTCATGGATAAAAAGAATCCAGTCCATGATGATATGCGGGTCGTCACCAAACGAATCCCAAACGGCATCCGTGACACGGACGTAATGTACGTTTTCCATCCTCCCTCTCCTCTCTTCGTTTCTTTAATAGCTATTCCCATTTTTTCGATGCTTTAGTAATTTTTTTAGAATCTGCGTACTAAAAAGCAACGAAAAAAAACGCTCCCACCTTCTGATAGCACGTTGTCTACATGCAAAAAGAACCAGCAAAATGCCGGTTCTTTTTTGATTACATCGCTTTTTCTTTTGATTCGTCCGTTTCCCAAGCCTCAAGAGATTCCTTACCTGGTAAGTTCGGAATCGAATTCGCATAAAAGCGCGGATCTTTTCCGGCTTTTCGTTGTTCGAGGTAATCATCAAGTGCGAGTTTCGCGATTTTAGATAAGCGGAAAATCGCATACAAGTTGACGACTGCCATCAAGCCCATGAAAATATCAGCAAGCGCCCAGACAAGACCTGCCGTCTGTACGACTGAACCGAAGACAATCATCCCGAGTACGATGACACGGTACGCCATCATCAGTGTTTTATTGTCATTAATGAAGCTGATGTTCGACTCACCATAGTAGTAGTTTCCAACAATCGAACTGAAGGCGAATAAGAAAATGGCAAGTGCCATGAACGTCGTCGCAAACACTCCGACCTGAGTCGAGAGGGCGCTTTGCGCGAGTTCGATCCCGGCAACGGCTTTTCCGTTCGCGTCTTTCGTCGCGACATCACTGACGAGGATGATCATCGCTGTCGACGAACAAATGAGTAACGTATCCACGAATACACCGAATGACTGAATCAACCCTTGCTTGACGGGGTGTGACACTTCAGCCGTCGCAGCAGCGTTCGGAGCAGAACCCATACCGGCTTCATTCGAGAACAGACCACGACGAATTCCGTTAAGAACTGCAGCACCAATCGCTCCGCCAGCAAGCGTCTTAAACTCTAAAAGTCCTTCTTGGAAAATCAAGCTGAAGACGTTCGGCAACAATTCAAGATTCGTGATCATAATGAAGAGGGCGATTAAAATGTATCCGCCCGCCATGATCGGAACGAGGAATGCAGAGACCGTCGCGATACTGCGCACACCGCCGAAAATCACGAGTGATGTTAATAAAACGAGGCCAATCGTGATCCACATCTTATCGATGCCATACTGACTTTGAAGTGACAACGAAATCGTATTCGATTGAACCGAATTAAAGACAAACCCGAACGAGATTGTAATCAAGATACTGAAGACGATTCCGAGCCACCGTTGACCAAGCGCCTTTTCCATGTAGTAGGCAGGGCCCCCACGCCATGCCTTCTCATCACGGACTTTATAAATTTGTGCAAGTGTACTTTCGACGAATGCTGACGCTGAACCGATTAAGGCAATCAGCCACATCCAAAAGACGGCACCGGGACCACCTAGTGCGATGGCTGTCGCAACACCGGCAATGTTCCCGGTTCCGACACGTGCCGCCGTACTGATCGCGAACGCTTGGAATGGCGAGACGCCATCCTTTCCTTTATCTGTTCCTTGGAACAGCAACCGTAACATTTCAGGTAACATCCGGAATTGGACGAACCCCATGCGAATCGTAAAATAAATGCCTAAGCCAACAAGTAAAATGATCAATACGGTCGACCATAATACGTCACTAATATTCGTTACAATCTCCATCAGTTGTTTCTCCATACAGGCTCCTCCACTTCTCTCTTATGTAACATTTCTTCACATGTGTTCTATAATACGAAAGTTTTTTTGAAAAATCAAATACAGTTGTATCAGTCAATTTCTGATTACGAGGCATTTCTATCCATTTCCTCACATTAGATGTAAGGTTTTTCGTTTGCGAACAAAAAAGAACGGCCTCACTCAAAAGGAGGAACGGCTACCCATTAAACGGAATCAGGACTTTTTCATGCGTGTCCCAGATACACACTAAGCCATCGTGAAAAAGAAGCATTTACATCGAATGGCCGATGATTCCTTGAAAAACGGGATCATCGGCCATTCGATTAATGGAGGACGGAAACGTCCGTCACAAAGATGGATGTTCGTCTGAATTAGTCAGCCCCTCCATCTTTAGACAAACGCTTAGAGCCCCTCCACTTTTCGCGGAAGGGCTCTTTTCGATTCTTTAGATGAATAGATTTAAGTTGGCATCATCTGTCGCACCAAGGTAACTTGCGACCCCACCATAATCGATATCATCTAACAGTTCTTCTTTTTTAATCCCCATGATGTCCATCGACATCGTACACGCAATCATTCGGACACCTGCCGCTTGTGCTTTTGCCATCATCGTCTCTAACGCATCGACTTGTTTGTCCTTCATGACTTTTTTCATCATTTTTTGACCGGCGCCTGCCATGTTCATGTTGGATAATGGAAGATCACCGGCATGTTTTGGCATCATCATCCCCATCATGCGTTCCATCGGCGCTTTGTCGACGGCTGGTGCATCCGGCTTCCGAATGACATTCAATCCCCAGAACGTGAAGAACATCGTGACTTGTTTTCCCATTGCTTGTGCACCTTGTGCGATGACGAATGACGCAAGTGCTTTATCAAGGTCTCCACTAAAGACGACCATCGTTGCGTCGTCTGCTTTTGCGACAGGAGCTGATGTCACTCGTTGCTCCGTTTGTCCTTGCCCTTTTTCAAGTAAGACTTCGACAATTCCTTTATTCATTTCTGCCGTGTGGACGGTATGTCCGAGCTTCGTTGCCCATGCCTGGACGTCCGGTAAGAAACCAGGATCCGATGCTTTAATGAAGACTTGGTCGCCATCTTGCAGTTGATCCATCTTTGCTTTTAATTCAACGATTGGTCCCGGACACTGTAATCCACATGTATCGAGCAACGTGATTTGCTCTGCTTTCACGGCTTGTTTCGGCTCACTTTTCATCGTCGTCACTGCTGTTTCCTCCCGTGCTTGGTTTCGCGCTTCTTGATCGCGATTGACCGTCGCCCATGTTTTATATCCGCCACTCAAGTTTTTCACGTCAAAGCCGTTTTGTTTGAGGAGCTGACTCGCGACATATCCTCGTAATCCGACTTGGCATGTCACGTAGATGGGCTGATCCTTCGGTAGCTCGTCGAGTGACGTGCGAAGCGTCGGTAATGAAATGTTGACCGAGCCTGGAATCGAACCGAGTTCATTTTCAGACGGTTCACGGACATCGAGTAACAATCCGCCGGCTGCGACGATTTGATCAATTTCATGCCAATGGACGTTTTCACTATCCCCTAACACGATATTCGACGCGATGTATCCTGCCATGTTGACGGGATCTTTCGCCGAGCTGTAAGGTGGTGCGTACGACAACTCAAGATCCGGTAAGTCAAGGACGGTCAAGCCGCCTTTGATTGCCGTCGCTAAGACATCAATCCGTTTTTCGACACCCGTCATCCCGATCGCTTGCGCACCATAAATTGTCCCGTCGACCGGATCAAATAGAAGTTTCATCGAAATCGGACTTGCCCCCGGATAATAACCGGCGTGCGAACCGGGATGGAGATGGACCGCTTCATAGCGGCGACCAGACTGTTTCAATCGTTTTTCGTTATTTCCGGTCGAAGCGACTGTTAAATCAAACACTTTTGCGACGGCTGTACCGAGCGCACCTGTGTACTTGACGTCGCGTCCGGCGATGATGTCTGCAACGAGACGCCCTTGACGATTCGCTGGCCACGCGAGTGGAACGTGCATCGCCTCTCCTGTCACGTAATCTTTCACTTCGATGGCGTCACCAATCGCAAAGATCGATGGATCAGATGTCCGTAACGTGTCATCGACTTTGATTGTATTCTTGATTCCTAACTCGAGTTTTGCTTCCGCCGCAAGGTTACTTTCCGGCATGACACCAATCGACAGGATGTTCATTTCCGTTTCGATCGTCTTGCCGCTCGTCAAGACAACACGTTTCCCTGCCTCTTCAAAGCGGGCGACACCATCCGATAAAATCAACTCGACGCCTTTTGCGCGTAAATGTTCATGAACGATGGCTGCCATTTCCGGATCGACCGGTGCCATGACTTGATCCATCATTTCAACCAATGTCACCTTCGCACCGCGTTCGACCAAGTTTTCTGCCATCTCGAGTCCAATGAACCCGCCACCGATGACGACGGCA from the Exiguobacterium oxidotolerans JCM 12280 genome contains:
- a CDS encoding CoA-disulfide reductase, which encodes MKTIIVGGVAGGATAAARLRRLDETAEIILLERGKEISFANCGLPYYIGDVIKDRNKLLVQTPEGMHARFNLDVRNLSEAIQINREQKTVTIRKVDTGEEYEESYDNLILSPGAKPMRPSIPGIEEATNIFTLRNIPDTDRMRQYVDENRPAHAVVIGGGFIGLEMAENLVERGAKVTLVEMMDQVMAPVDPEMAAIVHEHLRAKGVELILSDGVARFEEAGKRVVLTSGKTIETEMNILSIGVMPESNLAAEAKLELGIKNTIKVDDTLRTSDPSIFAIGDAIEVKDYVTGEAMHVPLAWPANRQGRLVADIIAGRDVKYTGALGTAVAKVFDLTVASTGNNEKRLKQSGRRYEAVHLHPGSHAGYYPGASPISMKLLFDPVDGTIYGAQAIGMTGVEKRIDVLATAIKGGLTVLDLPDLELSYAPPYSSAKDPVNMAGYIASNIVLGDSENVHWHEIDQIVAAGGLLLDVREPSENELGSIPGSVNISLPTLRTSLDELPKDQPIYVTCQVGLRGYVASQLLKQNGFDVKNLSGGYKTWATVNRDQEARNQAREETAVTTMKSEPKQAVKAEQITLLDTCGLQCPGPIVELKAKMDQLQDGDQVFIKASDPGFLPDVQAWATKLGHTVHTAEMNKGIVEVLLEKGQGQTEQRVTSAPVAKADDATMVVFSGDLDKALASFVIAQGAQAMGKQVTMFFTFWGLNVIRKPDAPAVDKAPMERMMGMMMPKHAGDLPLSNMNMAGAGQKMMKKVMKDKQVDALETMMAKAQAAGVRMIACTMSMDIMGIKKEELLDDIDYGGVASYLGATDDANLNLFI